One Papaver somniferum cultivar HN1 chromosome 10, ASM357369v1, whole genome shotgun sequence genomic window carries:
- the LOC113315448 gene encoding uncharacterized protein LOC113315448 codes for MTEFLLAQSPFPSSQEIVSSQDIPMSQERTYNGKLAIKRSCKAAEWEFIIKGVGQYFYGGPDEARLVVEKYNHFFGRRVRVVKSNPERYTVECYYKEKLECDWMFHAAPKTSNVKGHLFLKAYDGEHKCCAGYSDGTKADPVTRELIKSLIFEQIEQNPNKKSMDIVRELKTVKKHDPGSRADLVVEGGEFKSLFLAFDACISGFEYCRPVLFLDATFLTGKFRGCLMAAIGKNANNGLFTLAYGIVSAETVENWHWFLKKLESILGPRVLTFISDRHEGLIQGIRDVFPTFYHAWCYQHLKNNVRSKTNKKKGEHCAAMGLFKECFYLSTHEGFDQGMQKLKDMGCDGLHKFLSEIPVECWSNAHCLGCRYDDMCSNIAESFNSWIKEAKGMPIATLVNWIRLKIMEQMSTRKRKGATYKGFICPRLEKKVLASIRAGV; via the exons ATGACGGAGTTTCTTTTAGCTCAGTCACCTTTTCCTTCCTCTCAAGAGATTGTTTCTTCTCAAGATATCCCCATGTCTCAAGAACGTACATACAATGGAAAGTTGGCAATTAAAAGATCTTGCAAGGCGGCTGAATGGGAGTTTATTATAAAAGgtgttggtcaatatttttatggAGGACCAGATGAAGCTCGTCTTGttgttgagaaatataaccattttTTTGGTCGCAGGGTGAGAGTCGTCAAGAGCAATCCAGAACGATATACGGTCGAATGTTATTACAAGGAGAAATTGGAATGCGACTGGATGTTCCATGCAGCTCCCAAGACTTCAAATGTGAAGGGTCACTTATTCCTCAAGGCCTATGATGGGGAACATAAATGTTGTGCTGGTTATAGTGATGGAACAAAGGCTGATCCGGTTACGCGCGAACTTAtcaagagtttgatatttgagcagATTGAACAGAATCCCAACAAGAAATCCAtggatattgttagagaactcAAAA CCGTGAAGAAACACGATCCAGGTAGTAGGGCTGATTTAGTTGTTGAAGGTGGCGAGTTTAAGAGTTTGTTCTTAGCCTTCGATGCTTGCATCTCTGGTTTCGAATATTGTCGCCCGGTACTGTTCTTGGATGCAACTTTCCTAACTGGAAAATTTAGGGGTTGTCTTATGGCGGCTATCGGGAAGAATGCGAATAATG GATTATTTACTCTGGCATATGGTATCGTATCAGCTGAAACTGTTGAGAATTGGCATTGgttcttgaagaaactagaatctatCTTGGGTCCTCGTGTACTAACTTTTATTTCGGATCGCCATGAGGGTTTGATCCAAGGGATTCGTGATGTTTTCCCAACTTTCTATCATGCTTGGTGTTACCAGCATTTGAAGAATAATGTCCGCAGTAAGACCAATAAGAAAAAGGGAGAGCATTGTGCTGCGATGGGTTTGTTCAAAGAATGTTTCTATTTATCGACTCATGAAGGCTTTGATCAGGGTATGCAAAAGTTGAAGGATATGGGATGTGATGGTCTTCACAAATTCTTGAGTGAGATTCCAGTGGAATGTTGGTCCAATGCACATTGTCTGGGTTGTCGTTACGACGACATGTGTTCAAACATTGCAGAGTCCTTTAACTcttggatcaaggaagcaaaaggtATGCCTATTGCAACACTTGTTAACTGGATCAGACTTAAAATTATGGAACAGATGAGTACAAGGAAGAGGAAGGGGGCGACGTATAAAGGATTCATTTGTCCCAGGCTAGAGAAAAAAGTGTTGGCTTCCATTCGTGCTGGTGTCTAG